In Cervus elaphus chromosome 5, mCerEla1.1, whole genome shotgun sequence, the following proteins share a genomic window:
- the RSKR gene encoding ribosomal protein S6 kinase-related protein isoform X3: MGAVSCRQGHHAQMAASHKQGGNIQGPWVQGWKSLWSGVGTTRSGVKELWGLRGHQFLHREPLEPAPLLVEKPLPEWPVPQFINLFLPEFPIRPLRGHQQLKILGLVAKGSFGTVLKVLDCGQKAVFAVKVVPKAKVLRRDILRQCKEEVSIQRQINHPFVHSMGDTWQGKRHLFIILLSPRGRGDSRWHRFGQQAYSALRPGTEGPKYRPDFWCFAVCSYCSTDLYSVWSAVGRLTEASIRLFAAELILVLCYLHDLGIIHRDVKMENILLDERGHLKLTDFGLSRHLPQGARAYTICGTLQYMAPEVLSGGPYNHAADWWSLGVLLFSLSTGKFPVPAERDHVAMLASVTHYDSEIPSSLNQGLSLLLREVHPFFRGVAFDPELLQKHPVNFVLETQAAQSSPSSESMFFKDFDCNLESFLVHPRLA; the protein is encoded by the exons ATGGGAGCAGTGAGCTGCCGGCAGGGGCACCATGCCCAGATGGCTGCTTCTCATAAG CAGGGTGGCAACATCCAGGGCCCCTGGGTCCAAGGCTGGAAGAGCCTCTGGTCAGGTGTGGGGACCACAAGGTCAGGTGTGAAAGAACTGTGGGGACTACGGGGGCATCAGTTCCTGCATCGGGAGCCCCTGGAGCCAGCCCCACTGCTAGTAGAGAAGCCGCTGCCTGAATGGCCAGTGCCTCAGTTCATCAACCTCTTTCTGCCGGAGTTTCCTATTAGGCCCCTTAGGGGGCATCAGCAGCTAAAG ATTTTAGGCCTTGTGGCTAAAGGCTCCTTTGGAACGGTCCTCAAGGTGCTAGATTGTGGCCAGAAAGCAGTATTTGCAGTGAAG GTGGTACCCAAGGCGAAGGTCCTACGGAGGGACATCCTGAGGCAGTGCAAAGAGGAGGTCAGCATCCAG CGACAGATCAACCATCCTTTTGTACACAGTATGGGGGACACCTGGCAGGGAAAACGACACCTCTTCATTA TACTGCTCTCTCCCAGAGGGAGAGGGGACAGCAGGTGGCATCGGTTTGGGCAGCAGGCATACAGTGCCCTGCGCCCAGGCACAGAAGGCCCCAAATATCGCCCAGACTTCTGGTGCTTTGCAGTGTGCAGCTACTGCAGCACAGATCTGTACTCCGTGTGGTCTGCTGTTGGCCGCCTGACTGAGGCTTCCATCCGCCTTTTTGCTGCTGAGCTGATCCTGGTGCTGT GCTATCTCCATGACTTGGGCATCATCCATCGAGATGTGAAG ATGGAGAATATCCTTCTGGACGAACGAG GCCATCTGAAACTGACAGACTTTGGTTTGTCCCGCCACCTGCCCCAAGGAGCCCGAGCCTATACTATCTGTGGCACTCTTCAGTACATGG CGCCCGAGGTCCTGAGTGGAGGGCCTTACAACCATGCTGCTGACTGGTGGTCCCTGGGTGTCTTGCTTTTTTCTCTGTCAACTGGAAAG TTCCCAGTGCCAGCAGAGAGAGATCATGTGGCCATGTTGGCAAGTGTGACCCACTATGACTCTGAGATCCCATCTTCTCTTAACCAGGGGCTCTCACTCCTACTCCGTGAG GTCCACCCTTTCTTCCGGGGTGTGGCCTTTGACCCAGAGCTCCTACAGAAGCATCCAGTGAACTTTGTCTTGGAGACACAAGCTGCCCAGTCTAGTCCATCATCGGAGTCCATGTTTTTCAAGGACTTTGACTGTAATCTGGAGTCCTTCCTGGTCCACCCGAGGCTGGCTTGA
- the RSKR gene encoding ribosomal protein S6 kinase-related protein isoform X2 gives MGAVSCRQGHHAQMAASHKGGNIQGPWVQGWKSLWSGVGTTRSGVKELWGLRGHQFLHREPLEPAPLLVEKPLPEWPVPQFINLFLPEFPIRPLRGHQQLKILGLVAKGSFGTVLKVLDCGQKAVFAVKVVPKAKVLRRDILRQCKEEVSIQRQINHPFVHSMGDTWQGKRHLFIILLSPRGRGDSRWHRFGQQAYSALRPGTEGPKYRPDFWCFAVCSYCSTDLYSVWSAVGRLTEASIRLFAAELILVLCYLHDLGIIHRDVKMENILLDERGHLKLTDFGLSRHLPQGARAYTICGTLQYMAPEVLSGGPYNHAADWWSLGVLLFSLSTGKFPVPAERDHVAMLASVTHYDSEIPSSLNQGLSLLLRELLHQDPLHRLRYLHHFQVHPFFRGVAFDPELLQKHPVNFVLETQAAQSSPSSESMFFKDFDCNLESFLVHPRLA, from the exons ATGGGAGCAGTGAGCTGCCGGCAGGGGCACCATGCCCAGATGGCTGCTTCTCATAAG GGTGGCAACATCCAGGGCCCCTGGGTCCAAGGCTGGAAGAGCCTCTGGTCAGGTGTGGGGACCACAAGGTCAGGTGTGAAAGAACTGTGGGGACTACGGGGGCATCAGTTCCTGCATCGGGAGCCCCTGGAGCCAGCCCCACTGCTAGTAGAGAAGCCGCTGCCTGAATGGCCAGTGCCTCAGTTCATCAACCTCTTTCTGCCGGAGTTTCCTATTAGGCCCCTTAGGGGGCATCAGCAGCTAAAG ATTTTAGGCCTTGTGGCTAAAGGCTCCTTTGGAACGGTCCTCAAGGTGCTAGATTGTGGCCAGAAAGCAGTATTTGCAGTGAAG GTGGTACCCAAGGCGAAGGTCCTACGGAGGGACATCCTGAGGCAGTGCAAAGAGGAGGTCAGCATCCAG CGACAGATCAACCATCCTTTTGTACACAGTATGGGGGACACCTGGCAGGGAAAACGACACCTCTTCATTA TACTGCTCTCTCCCAGAGGGAGAGGGGACAGCAGGTGGCATCGGTTTGGGCAGCAGGCATACAGTGCCCTGCGCCCAGGCACAGAAGGCCCCAAATATCGCCCAGACTTCTGGTGCTTTGCAGTGTGCAGCTACTGCAGCACAGATCTGTACTCCGTGTGGTCTGCTGTTGGCCGCCTGACTGAGGCTTCCATCCGCCTTTTTGCTGCTGAGCTGATCCTGGTGCTGT GCTATCTCCATGACTTGGGCATCATCCATCGAGATGTGAAG ATGGAGAATATCCTTCTGGACGAACGAG GCCATCTGAAACTGACAGACTTTGGTTTGTCCCGCCACCTGCCCCAAGGAGCCCGAGCCTATACTATCTGTGGCACTCTTCAGTACATGG CGCCCGAGGTCCTGAGTGGAGGGCCTTACAACCATGCTGCTGACTGGTGGTCCCTGGGTGTCTTGCTTTTTTCTCTGTCAACTGGAAAG TTCCCAGTGCCAGCAGAGAGAGATCATGTGGCCATGTTGGCAAGTGTGACCCACTATGACTCTGAGATCCCATCTTCTCTTAACCAGGGGCTCTCACTCCTACTCCGTGAG CTCTTACACCAGGATCCCCTTCACCGTCTACGTTATTTGCATCACTTCCAGGTCCACCCTTTCTTCCGGGGTGTGGCCTTTGACCCAGAGCTCCTACAGAAGCATCCAGTGAACTTTGTCTTGGAGACACAAGCTGCCCAGTCTAGTCCATCATCGGAGTCCATGTTTTTCAAGGACTTTGACTGTAATCTGGAGTCCTTCCTGGTCCACCCGAGGCTGGCTTGA
- the RSKR gene encoding ribosomal protein S6 kinase-related protein isoform X1, with protein MGAVSCRQGHHAQMAASHKQGGNIQGPWVQGWKSLWSGVGTTRSGVKELWGLRGHQFLHREPLEPAPLLVEKPLPEWPVPQFINLFLPEFPIRPLRGHQQLKILGLVAKGSFGTVLKVLDCGQKAVFAVKVVPKAKVLRRDILRQCKEEVSIQRQINHPFVHSMGDTWQGKRHLFIILLSPRGRGDSRWHRFGQQAYSALRPGTEGPKYRPDFWCFAVCSYCSTDLYSVWSAVGRLTEASIRLFAAELILVLCYLHDLGIIHRDVKMENILLDERGHLKLTDFGLSRHLPQGARAYTICGTLQYMAPEVLSGGPYNHAADWWSLGVLLFSLSTGKFPVPAERDHVAMLASVTHYDSEIPSSLNQGLSLLLRELLHQDPLHRLRYLHHFQVHPFFRGVAFDPELLQKHPVNFVLETQAAQSSPSSESMFFKDFDCNLESFLVHPRLA; from the exons ATGGGAGCAGTGAGCTGCCGGCAGGGGCACCATGCCCAGATGGCTGCTTCTCATAAG CAGGGTGGCAACATCCAGGGCCCCTGGGTCCAAGGCTGGAAGAGCCTCTGGTCAGGTGTGGGGACCACAAGGTCAGGTGTGAAAGAACTGTGGGGACTACGGGGGCATCAGTTCCTGCATCGGGAGCCCCTGGAGCCAGCCCCACTGCTAGTAGAGAAGCCGCTGCCTGAATGGCCAGTGCCTCAGTTCATCAACCTCTTTCTGCCGGAGTTTCCTATTAGGCCCCTTAGGGGGCATCAGCAGCTAAAG ATTTTAGGCCTTGTGGCTAAAGGCTCCTTTGGAACGGTCCTCAAGGTGCTAGATTGTGGCCAGAAAGCAGTATTTGCAGTGAAG GTGGTACCCAAGGCGAAGGTCCTACGGAGGGACATCCTGAGGCAGTGCAAAGAGGAGGTCAGCATCCAG CGACAGATCAACCATCCTTTTGTACACAGTATGGGGGACACCTGGCAGGGAAAACGACACCTCTTCATTA TACTGCTCTCTCCCAGAGGGAGAGGGGACAGCAGGTGGCATCGGTTTGGGCAGCAGGCATACAGTGCCCTGCGCCCAGGCACAGAAGGCCCCAAATATCGCCCAGACTTCTGGTGCTTTGCAGTGTGCAGCTACTGCAGCACAGATCTGTACTCCGTGTGGTCTGCTGTTGGCCGCCTGACTGAGGCTTCCATCCGCCTTTTTGCTGCTGAGCTGATCCTGGTGCTGT GCTATCTCCATGACTTGGGCATCATCCATCGAGATGTGAAG ATGGAGAATATCCTTCTGGACGAACGAG GCCATCTGAAACTGACAGACTTTGGTTTGTCCCGCCACCTGCCCCAAGGAGCCCGAGCCTATACTATCTGTGGCACTCTTCAGTACATGG CGCCCGAGGTCCTGAGTGGAGGGCCTTACAACCATGCTGCTGACTGGTGGTCCCTGGGTGTCTTGCTTTTTTCTCTGTCAACTGGAAAG TTCCCAGTGCCAGCAGAGAGAGATCATGTGGCCATGTTGGCAAGTGTGACCCACTATGACTCTGAGATCCCATCTTCTCTTAACCAGGGGCTCTCACTCCTACTCCGTGAG CTCTTACACCAGGATCCCCTTCACCGTCTACGTTATTTGCATCACTTCCAGGTCCACCCTTTCTTCCGGGGTGTGGCCTTTGACCCAGAGCTCCTACAGAAGCATCCAGTGAACTTTGTCTTGGAGACACAAGCTGCCCAGTCTAGTCCATCATCGGAGTCCATGTTTTTCAAGGACTTTGACTGTAATCTGGAGTCCTTCCTGGTCCACCCGAGGCTGGCTTGA
- the RSKR gene encoding ribosomal protein S6 kinase-related protein isoform X4, with protein sequence MGAVSCRQGHHAQMAASHKQGGNIQGPWVQGWKSLWSGVGTTRSGVKELWGLRGHQFLHREPLEPAPLLVEKPLPEWPVPQFINLFLPEFPIRPLRGHQQLKILGLVAKGSFGTVLKVLDCGQKAVFAVKVVPKAKVLRRDILRQCKEEVSIQRQINHPFVHSMGDTWQGKRHLFINFWCFAVCSYCSTDLYSVWSAVGRLTEASIRLFAAELILVLCYLHDLGIIHRDVKMENILLDERGHLKLTDFGLSRHLPQGARAYTICGTLQYMAPEVLSGGPYNHAADWWSLGVLLFSLSTGKFPVPAERDHVAMLASVTHYDSEIPSSLNQGLSLLLRELLHQDPLHRLRYLHHFQVHPFFRGVAFDPELLQKHPVNFVLETQAAQSSPSSESMFFKDFDCNLESFLVHPRLA encoded by the exons ATGGGAGCAGTGAGCTGCCGGCAGGGGCACCATGCCCAGATGGCTGCTTCTCATAAG CAGGGTGGCAACATCCAGGGCCCCTGGGTCCAAGGCTGGAAGAGCCTCTGGTCAGGTGTGGGGACCACAAGGTCAGGTGTGAAAGAACTGTGGGGACTACGGGGGCATCAGTTCCTGCATCGGGAGCCCCTGGAGCCAGCCCCACTGCTAGTAGAGAAGCCGCTGCCTGAATGGCCAGTGCCTCAGTTCATCAACCTCTTTCTGCCGGAGTTTCCTATTAGGCCCCTTAGGGGGCATCAGCAGCTAAAG ATTTTAGGCCTTGTGGCTAAAGGCTCCTTTGGAACGGTCCTCAAGGTGCTAGATTGTGGCCAGAAAGCAGTATTTGCAGTGAAG GTGGTACCCAAGGCGAAGGTCCTACGGAGGGACATCCTGAGGCAGTGCAAAGAGGAGGTCAGCATCCAG CGACAGATCAACCATCCTTTTGTACACAGTATGGGGGACACCTGGCAGGGAAAACGACACCTCTTCATTA ACTTCTGGTGCTTTGCAGTGTGCAGCTACTGCAGCACAGATCTGTACTCCGTGTGGTCTGCTGTTGGCCGCCTGACTGAGGCTTCCATCCGCCTTTTTGCTGCTGAGCTGATCCTGGTGCTGT GCTATCTCCATGACTTGGGCATCATCCATCGAGATGTGAAG ATGGAGAATATCCTTCTGGACGAACGAG GCCATCTGAAACTGACAGACTTTGGTTTGTCCCGCCACCTGCCCCAAGGAGCCCGAGCCTATACTATCTGTGGCACTCTTCAGTACATGG CGCCCGAGGTCCTGAGTGGAGGGCCTTACAACCATGCTGCTGACTGGTGGTCCCTGGGTGTCTTGCTTTTTTCTCTGTCAACTGGAAAG TTCCCAGTGCCAGCAGAGAGAGATCATGTGGCCATGTTGGCAAGTGTGACCCACTATGACTCTGAGATCCCATCTTCTCTTAACCAGGGGCTCTCACTCCTACTCCGTGAG CTCTTACACCAGGATCCCCTTCACCGTCTACGTTATTTGCATCACTTCCAGGTCCACCCTTTCTTCCGGGGTGTGGCCTTTGACCCAGAGCTCCTACAGAAGCATCCAGTGAACTTTGTCTTGGAGACACAAGCTGCCCAGTCTAGTCCATCATCGGAGTCCATGTTTTTCAAGGACTTTGACTGTAATCTGGAGTCCTTCCTGGTCCACCCGAGGCTGGCTTGA
- the RSKR gene encoding ribosomal protein S6 kinase-related protein isoform X6, protein MGAVSCRQGHHAQMAASHKVVPKAKVLRRDILRQCKEEVSIQRQINHPFVHSMGDTWQGKRHLFIILLSPRGRGDSRWHRFGQQAYSALRPGTEGPKYRPDFWCFAVCSYCSTDLYSVWSAVGRLTEASIRLFAAELILVLCYLHDLGIIHRDVKMENILLDERGHLKLTDFGLSRHLPQGARAYTICGTLQYMAPEVLSGGPYNHAADWWSLGVLLFSLSTGKFPVPAERDHVAMLASVTHYDSEIPSSLNQGLSLLLRELLHQDPLHRLRYLHHFQVHPFFRGVAFDPELLQKHPVNFVLETQAAQSSPSSESMFFKDFDCNLESFLVHPRLA, encoded by the exons ATGGGAGCAGTGAGCTGCCGGCAGGGGCACCATGCCCAGATGGCTGCTTCTCATAAG GTGGTACCCAAGGCGAAGGTCCTACGGAGGGACATCCTGAGGCAGTGCAAAGAGGAGGTCAGCATCCAG CGACAGATCAACCATCCTTTTGTACACAGTATGGGGGACACCTGGCAGGGAAAACGACACCTCTTCATTA TACTGCTCTCTCCCAGAGGGAGAGGGGACAGCAGGTGGCATCGGTTTGGGCAGCAGGCATACAGTGCCCTGCGCCCAGGCACAGAAGGCCCCAAATATCGCCCAGACTTCTGGTGCTTTGCAGTGTGCAGCTACTGCAGCACAGATCTGTACTCCGTGTGGTCTGCTGTTGGCCGCCTGACTGAGGCTTCCATCCGCCTTTTTGCTGCTGAGCTGATCCTGGTGCTGT GCTATCTCCATGACTTGGGCATCATCCATCGAGATGTGAAG ATGGAGAATATCCTTCTGGACGAACGAG GCCATCTGAAACTGACAGACTTTGGTTTGTCCCGCCACCTGCCCCAAGGAGCCCGAGCCTATACTATCTGTGGCACTCTTCAGTACATGG CGCCCGAGGTCCTGAGTGGAGGGCCTTACAACCATGCTGCTGACTGGTGGTCCCTGGGTGTCTTGCTTTTTTCTCTGTCAACTGGAAAG TTCCCAGTGCCAGCAGAGAGAGATCATGTGGCCATGTTGGCAAGTGTGACCCACTATGACTCTGAGATCCCATCTTCTCTTAACCAGGGGCTCTCACTCCTACTCCGTGAG CTCTTACACCAGGATCCCCTTCACCGTCTACGTTATTTGCATCACTTCCAGGTCCACCCTTTCTTCCGGGGTGTGGCCTTTGACCCAGAGCTCCTACAGAAGCATCCAGTGAACTTTGTCTTGGAGACACAAGCTGCCCAGTCTAGTCCATCATCGGAGTCCATGTTTTTCAAGGACTTTGACTGTAATCTGGAGTCCTTCCTGGTCCACCCGAGGCTGGCTTGA
- the RSKR gene encoding ribosomal protein S6 kinase-related protein isoform X5: MGAVSCRQGHHAQMAASHKQGGNIQGPWVQGWKSLWSGVGTTRSGVKELWGLRGHQFLHREPLEPAPLLVEKPLPEWPVPQFINLFLPEFPIRPLRGHQQLKILGLVAKGSFGTVLKVLDCGQKAVFAVKVVPKAKVLRRDILRQCKEEVSIQRQINHPFVHSMGDTWQGKRHLFIMCSYCSTDLYSVWSAVGRLTEASIRLFAAELILVLCYLHDLGIIHRDVKMENILLDERGHLKLTDFGLSRHLPQGARAYTICGTLQYMAPEVLSGGPYNHAADWWSLGVLLFSLSTGKFPVPAERDHVAMLASVTHYDSEIPSSLNQGLSLLLRELLHQDPLHRLRYLHHFQVHPFFRGVAFDPELLQKHPVNFVLETQAAQSSPSSESMFFKDFDCNLESFLVHPRLA; this comes from the exons ATGGGAGCAGTGAGCTGCCGGCAGGGGCACCATGCCCAGATGGCTGCTTCTCATAAG CAGGGTGGCAACATCCAGGGCCCCTGGGTCCAAGGCTGGAAGAGCCTCTGGTCAGGTGTGGGGACCACAAGGTCAGGTGTGAAAGAACTGTGGGGACTACGGGGGCATCAGTTCCTGCATCGGGAGCCCCTGGAGCCAGCCCCACTGCTAGTAGAGAAGCCGCTGCCTGAATGGCCAGTGCCTCAGTTCATCAACCTCTTTCTGCCGGAGTTTCCTATTAGGCCCCTTAGGGGGCATCAGCAGCTAAAG ATTTTAGGCCTTGTGGCTAAAGGCTCCTTTGGAACGGTCCTCAAGGTGCTAGATTGTGGCCAGAAAGCAGTATTTGCAGTGAAG GTGGTACCCAAGGCGAAGGTCCTACGGAGGGACATCCTGAGGCAGTGCAAAGAGGAGGTCAGCATCCAG CGACAGATCAACCATCCTTTTGTACACAGTATGGGGGACACCTGGCAGGGAAAACGACACCTCTTCATTA TGTGCAGCTACTGCAGCACAGATCTGTACTCCGTGTGGTCTGCTGTTGGCCGCCTGACTGAGGCTTCCATCCGCCTTTTTGCTGCTGAGCTGATCCTGGTGCTGT GCTATCTCCATGACTTGGGCATCATCCATCGAGATGTGAAG ATGGAGAATATCCTTCTGGACGAACGAG GCCATCTGAAACTGACAGACTTTGGTTTGTCCCGCCACCTGCCCCAAGGAGCCCGAGCCTATACTATCTGTGGCACTCTTCAGTACATGG CGCCCGAGGTCCTGAGTGGAGGGCCTTACAACCATGCTGCTGACTGGTGGTCCCTGGGTGTCTTGCTTTTTTCTCTGTCAACTGGAAAG TTCCCAGTGCCAGCAGAGAGAGATCATGTGGCCATGTTGGCAAGTGTGACCCACTATGACTCTGAGATCCCATCTTCTCTTAACCAGGGGCTCTCACTCCTACTCCGTGAG CTCTTACACCAGGATCCCCTTCACCGTCTACGTTATTTGCATCACTTCCAGGTCCACCCTTTCTTCCGGGGTGTGGCCTTTGACCCAGAGCTCCTACAGAAGCATCCAGTGAACTTTGTCTTGGAGACACAAGCTGCCCAGTCTAGTCCATCATCGGAGTCCATGTTTTTCAAGGACTTTGACTGTAATCTGGAGTCCTTCCTGGTCCACCCGAGGCTGGCTTGA